The Trinickia acidisoli genome includes a window with the following:
- a CDS encoding L-iditol 2-dehydrogenase produces the protein MRLHDKVAVLTGAASGIGEAVAERYLQEGARCVLVDVKSPDAICPGLAKRHAERVHVVRADVTRREDIARIVAQAVERFGSVDILFNNAAIFDMRPLLDESWDIFDTLFAVNVKGMFFLMQAVAQRMVEQGRGGKIVNMSSQAGRRGEALVSHYCATKAAVLSYTQSAALALAPHRINVNGIAPGVIDTPMWEQVDALFARYENRAPGEKKRLVGEAVPLGRMGVPSDLTGAALFLASSDADYVTAQTLNVDGGNWMS, from the coding sequence GTGAGATTGCACGACAAAGTCGCGGTTCTGACCGGAGCCGCGAGCGGCATCGGCGAGGCCGTGGCCGAGCGTTATTTGCAGGAAGGCGCGCGCTGCGTCCTCGTGGACGTCAAATCCCCCGACGCCATTTGCCCCGGCCTCGCCAAGCGGCATGCCGAGCGGGTGCACGTCGTGCGCGCCGACGTCACGCGGCGCGAGGACATCGCGCGCATCGTCGCGCAGGCGGTCGAGCGCTTCGGCAGCGTCGACATCCTGTTCAACAACGCGGCGATTTTCGACATGCGGCCGCTGCTCGACGAATCGTGGGACATCTTCGACACGCTGTTCGCGGTCAACGTCAAAGGCATGTTCTTCCTGATGCAAGCCGTGGCGCAGCGCATGGTCGAGCAAGGGCGCGGCGGCAAGATCGTCAATATGTCGTCGCAGGCCGGCCGTCGCGGCGAAGCGCTCGTGTCGCATTACTGCGCCACCAAGGCCGCCGTGCTCAGCTACACGCAGTCGGCCGCGCTCGCGCTCGCGCCGCATCGCATCAACGTGAACGGCATTGCGCCGGGCGTGATCGACACGCCGATGTGGGAGCAGGTCGACGCGCTGTTCGCCCGCTACGAAAACCGCGCGCCCGGCGAGAAGAAGCGTCTCGTCGGCGAAGCGGTGCCGCTCGGGCGCATGGGCGTGCCGTCCGATCTTACGGGCGCCGCGCTCTTTCTCGCCTCGAGCGATGCCGATTACGTCACGGCGCAGACGCTGAACGTAGACGGCGGCAACTGGATGAGCTGA
- a CDS encoding type II toxin-antitoxin system Phd/YefM family antitoxin — MEIVNIHEAKTHLSRLVDRAALGEGFIIAKAGKPLVKVVPLDAPSAEQRRRLGFLAGEILVPDDFDQIGTGEIEHLFGGTDT, encoded by the coding sequence ATGGAAATCGTGAACATCCACGAAGCGAAGACCCATCTCTCGCGGCTCGTCGATCGCGCCGCGCTCGGGGAAGGCTTCATCATCGCGAAGGCCGGCAAGCCGCTCGTCAAAGTCGTACCGCTCGACGCCCCCAGCGCGGAGCAGCGTCGCCGCCTCGGCTTTCTCGCGGGGGAGATTCTCGTGCCGGACGATTTCGACCAAATCGGCACCGGTGAGATCGAACATCTTTTTGGAGGAACGGATACGTGA
- a CDS encoding type II toxin-antitoxin system VapC family toxin, whose translation MNLLLDTHLLLWAAAQPERLTAAARALLEDEGNTLLFSAASLWEITIKSDLGRGDFRVDPRLLRRGLVDNGYLELPVTHRHVLSLKGLAPLHRDPFDRMLVAQAIAEGIALVTTDPLVAQYTGSIKQV comes from the coding sequence GTGAATTTGCTGCTCGACACTCACCTATTGCTGTGGGCGGCCGCGCAGCCCGAACGCTTGACGGCTGCTGCGCGCGCATTGCTGGAAGACGAAGGCAACACCCTGCTGTTCAGCGCCGCCAGCCTATGGGAAATCACGATCAAGAGCGACTTGGGAAGGGGCGATTTCCGGGTCGATCCGCGGCTCTTGCGCCGCGGGCTCGTCGATAATGGGTATCTCGAATTGCCCGTCACGCATCGGCACGTGCTCTCGCTGAAAGGGCTGGCGCCGCTTCACCGGGATCCCTTCGATCGGATGCTCGTCGCGCAAGCGATCGCCGAAGGCATTGCGCTCGTGACGACAGACCCGCTCGTTGCCCAATACACGGGGTCGATCAAGCAGGTTTGA
- the fghA gene encoding S-formylglutathione hydrolase encodes MLETIETHLTHGGTQALYRHDSKTIGLPMRFSVYLPPHAQHSRVPALFYLAGLTASEETFPIKAGAQRFAAKHGIALISPDTSPRGANIAGETEDWDFGVAAGFYVDATREPWSRHYRMYSYVRDELRETAIAALPIDGARLGIFGHSMGGHGALVLALRNPDIYRSVSAFAPIAAPMRCPWGKKAFAGYLGDDEQTWRQYDASELVAGADAPRFEDGILVDQGLSDKFRIEQLHPDVFEQACLKAGQPLMLRRHEGYDHSYYFIETFIEDHIAHHARALT; translated from the coding sequence ATGCTCGAAACGATCGAGACCCATCTCACCCACGGCGGCACGCAGGCGCTCTACCGGCACGATTCGAAAACGATCGGCTTGCCGATGCGGTTTTCCGTCTATCTGCCGCCTCATGCGCAGCATAGCCGTGTGCCCGCGCTCTTTTACTTGGCGGGCCTGACCGCCAGCGAGGAAACGTTCCCGATCAAGGCGGGGGCCCAGCGTTTCGCCGCCAAGCATGGGATCGCGCTCATCTCGCCCGATACGAGCCCGCGCGGTGCGAATATCGCCGGCGAAACCGAAGATTGGGATTTCGGTGTCGCTGCCGGCTTTTACGTCGACGCGACGCGCGAACCTTGGTCGCGTCACTACCGCATGTATTCCTACGTGCGCGACGAGTTGCGAGAAACGGCGATCGCGGCGCTGCCGATCGATGGTGCGCGGCTCGGCATCTTCGGCCATTCGATGGGCGGCCACGGCGCGCTCGTCCTCGCGCTGCGCAACCCCGACATTTATCGCTCGGTGTCGGCGTTCGCACCGATCGCGGCGCCGATGCGATGCCCGTGGGGCAAGAAAGCATTCGCCGGGTACCTTGGCGACGACGAGCAAACATGGCGGCAGTACGACGCGAGCGAACTCGTTGCAGGCGCCGATGCGCCCCGCTTCGAAGACGGCATCCTCGTGGATCAGGGCCTGTCCGACAAATTCCGCATCGAGCAATTGCACCCCGACGTGTTCGAGCAGGCGTGCCTGAAGGCCGGTCAGCCGTTGATGTTGCGGCGCCATGAAGGGTATGACCACAGCTACTACTTCATCGAGACGTTCATCGAAGACCACATCGCGCATCACGCGCGGGCATTGACGTAG
- a CDS encoding S-(hydroxymethyl)glutathione dehydrogenase/class III alcohol dehydrogenase, producing MKTKAAIAWKAGEPLTIEEVDLDGPRAGEVLIEVKATGICHTDYYTLSGADPEGIFPAILGHEGAGVIVDVGAGVGTVKKGDHVIPLYTPECRECKFCLSRKTNLCQKIRATQGKGLMPDATSRFSIGGKPIFHYMGTSTFSNYIVVPEIAVAKVREDAPFDKICYIGCGVTTGVGAVVFTAKVEAGANVVVFGLGGIGLNVIQGAKMVGADKIIGVDLNPGRVELAKKFGMTHFVNPANVENVVDHIVQLTDGGADYSFECIGNVKTMRQALECCHKGWGQSIIIGVAAAGEEISTRPFQLVTGREWKGSAFGGARGRTDVPKIVDWYMDGKLNIDDLITHTLPLDRINEGFDLMKRGESIRSVVLY from the coding sequence ATGAAGACGAAAGCCGCAATCGCGTGGAAAGCGGGCGAGCCTTTGACGATCGAAGAGGTCGATCTCGACGGGCCGCGCGCGGGCGAGGTGTTGATCGAGGTGAAGGCGACGGGGATCTGCCATACCGATTACTACACGCTATCGGGCGCGGACCCCGAGGGCATCTTCCCGGCGATTCTAGGGCACGAGGGTGCGGGCGTCATCGTGGACGTCGGTGCGGGCGTGGGCACGGTCAAGAAAGGCGATCACGTCATTCCGCTCTACACGCCCGAATGCCGCGAATGCAAGTTCTGTCTGTCGCGCAAGACGAACCTTTGCCAAAAGATTCGCGCCACGCAAGGCAAGGGCCTGATGCCCGATGCCACCTCGCGCTTTTCGATCGGCGGCAAGCCGATCTTTCATTACATGGGAACTTCCACGTTCTCGAATTACATCGTCGTGCCCGAGATTGCCGTGGCGAAAGTGCGCGAGGACGCACCGTTCGACAAGATCTGCTATATCGGCTGCGGCGTAACGACGGGCGTGGGCGCTGTCGTGTTCACGGCAAAGGTCGAGGCAGGGGCGAACGTGGTCGTGTTCGGGCTCGGCGGTATCGGCTTGAACGTGATTCAGGGCGCGAAGATGGTGGGCGCGGACAAGATCATCGGCGTTGACCTCAATCCGGGCCGCGTCGAGCTTGCGAAAAAATTCGGCATGACGCATTTCGTCAACCCGGCGAACGTCGAGAACGTGGTCGACCACATCGTGCAGTTGACCGACGGCGGCGCCGACTACTCGTTCGAATGCATCGGCAACGTGAAGACGATGCGCCAGGCACTCGAGTGCTGCCACAAGGGTTGGGGCCAATCGATCATCATCGGGGTGGCGGCCGCAGGCGAGGAAATCAGCACGCGTCCGTTCCAACTCGTGACCGGGCGCGAATGGAAGGGCTCGGCGTTCGGCGGAGCACGTGGGCGCACCGACGTGCCCAAGATCGTCGACTGGTACATGGACGGCAAGCTCAATATCGATGACCTGATCACGCACACGTTGCCGCTCGATCGCATCAACGAGGGCTTCGATCTGATGAAGCGCGGCGAATCGATTCGGTCGGTCGTGCTGTATTGA
- a CDS encoding nucleobase:cation symporter-2 family protein, translated as MQSTTVHPCDEQLPLARLLTLGVQHVLVMYAGAVAVPLIVGGAIGLPKDQIAFLISADLFSCGIATLIQTLGLWIFGIRLPVIMGCTFAAVGPMVAIGTNPQLGILDIFGSTIAAGAIGIVLAPAIGRLLRFFPTVVVGTVISVIGLSLMEVGINWAAGGVGNPNYGAPLFLGLSLFVLVLILLINKFCRGFLANISVLIGIVTGFVIAAATGHVSFDGVRAAPWVGIVAPFHFGLPHFDPLAIATMVTVMFVTFIESTGMFLAVGDMVGRPVDRRTLVRGLRVDGLGTLIGGIFNSFPHTSFSQNVGLIGVTGVKSRFVCATGGLILVTLGLFPKMAQVVASVPPFVLGGAGIVMFGMVAANGIKALSRVDFTTNPHNLFIVAVSVGLGLVPVVSPTFFAQLPHALSPLLHSGILLASASAVLLNVIFNGVSRTNESESEHETARNEHEGPSPTRLERRAVDMH; from the coding sequence ATGCAATCGACCACGGTTCATCCGTGCGACGAGCAGCTTCCGCTTGCGCGGCTGCTTACGCTCGGCGTTCAGCACGTTTTAGTCATGTACGCGGGCGCGGTCGCCGTGCCCCTCATCGTCGGCGGCGCGATCGGGCTGCCCAAAGATCAGATCGCCTTTCTCATCAGCGCCGACCTTTTTTCGTGCGGGATCGCCACGCTGATCCAAACGCTCGGGCTGTGGATCTTCGGCATCCGCCTGCCCGTCATCATGGGCTGCACGTTCGCCGCCGTCGGTCCGATGGTCGCGATCGGCACGAATCCGCAACTGGGCATCCTCGACATCTTCGGCTCGACGATCGCGGCAGGCGCCATCGGCATCGTGCTCGCACCGGCGATCGGCAGGCTCCTGCGTTTCTTCCCGACCGTCGTCGTCGGTACGGTGATTTCGGTCATCGGGCTATCGCTGATGGAAGTCGGCATCAACTGGGCTGCAGGCGGCGTCGGCAATCCCAACTACGGCGCCCCGCTGTTCCTCGGCTTGTCGCTGTTCGTGCTCGTGCTGATCCTGCTCATCAACAAGTTCTGCCGCGGCTTCCTCGCCAACATCTCCGTGCTCATCGGCATCGTCACGGGGTTCGTCATCGCAGCCGCGACGGGGCACGTCTCGTTCGACGGCGTGCGCGCCGCGCCGTGGGTCGGCATCGTGGCGCCGTTTCATTTCGGCCTGCCGCATTTCGATCCGCTTGCGATCGCAACGATGGTCACCGTCATGTTCGTCACGTTCATCGAATCGACAGGCATGTTCCTGGCTGTAGGCGATATGGTCGGCCGCCCCGTGGACCGGCGCACGCTCGTACGCGGCCTGCGCGTCGACGGGCTCGGCACGCTCATCGGCGGCATCTTCAACTCGTTCCCGCATACGTCGTTCTCGCAGAACGTCGGGCTCATCGGCGTGACCGGCGTCAAGAGCCGCTTCGTCTGCGCAACGGGCGGTCTGATCCTCGTCACGCTCGGCCTGTTCCCGAAGATGGCGCAGGTGGTCGCCTCGGTGCCGCCGTTCGTGCTCGGCGGCGCCGGCATCGTCATGTTCGGCATGGTTGCGGCCAACGGCATCAAGGCGCTCTCGCGCGTCGATTTCACCACCAATCCGCACAACCTGTTCATCGTGGCCGTCAGCGTCGGGCTCGGCCTCGTGCCCGTCGTTTCGCCGACATTCTTCGCACAATTGCCGCATGCGCTGTCGCCGTTGCTGCACAGCGGCATCTTGCTCGCGTCGGCATCTGCGGTCTTGCTCAACGTCATCTTCAACGGTGTGTCGAGGACGAACGAAAGCGAAAGCGAACACGAAACAGCACGCAACGAGCATGAAGGCCCCTCCCCGACGAGACTCGAGCGGCGCGCCGTCGACATGCACTAA
- a CDS encoding Flp family type IVb pilin has protein sequence MLRFLRFLSRDERGVSALEYSVLAGIVVVAVAAAGAIFGGTSGLPALFQNLITNVTSVQASGK, from the coding sequence ATGTTGCGTTTCCTACGGTTCCTTTCGCGCGACGAGCGCGGCGTCAGCGCACTTGAATACTCTGTCTTGGCCGGCATCGTCGTCGTTGCCGTTGCGGCAGCGGGTGCGATTTTCGGCGGCACCAGCGGCCTCCCCGCCCTCTTTCAAAACCTGATCACCAACGTCACGAGCGTTCAGGCCAGCGGCAAATGA
- a CDS encoding A24 family peptidase, with amino-acid sequence MDGIDALACVVLSILAVSDLRRRRLPNAVVVAYAALYFIHAWLDGESRVVLEAHVATAIGALVFAALLFRFGWLGGGDAKLFAAVYLWTGLAHATTVFFVISLSGLILALVQLACGRMHGDAGAPAALAWLAPARGVPYGVALAAGGIAAVWLPLAQAHAMPLHQAAWVPSIHVRLT; translated from the coding sequence ATGGATGGAATCGATGCCCTTGCCTGTGTCGTGTTGTCGATATTGGCCGTCTCCGATCTGCGTCGACGGCGCCTGCCCAATGCGGTGGTCGTAGCCTACGCCGCACTCTATTTCATTCATGCCTGGCTCGACGGCGAAAGCCGCGTCGTGCTCGAAGCCCATGTTGCGACAGCCATTGGCGCGCTCGTGTTCGCAGCCTTGCTGTTTCGCTTCGGATGGCTCGGCGGCGGCGATGCGAAGCTGTTCGCCGCCGTGTATTTATGGACGGGTCTCGCCCACGCGACGACCGTCTTCTTTGTCATTTCGTTGTCCGGATTGATTCTCGCGCTGGTCCAGCTCGCCTGCGGTCGGATGCACGGCGATGCGGGCGCGCCCGCTGCGCTCGCATGGCTCGCGCCCGCGCGCGGCGTGCCTTACGGCGTCGCGCTCGCGGCGGGCGGCATCGCCGCCGTGTGGCTGCCGCTCGCGCAAGCGCATGCGATGCCGCTGCATCAGGCCGCATGGGTGCCTTCGATTCACGTACGGCTCACATAA
- the cpaB gene encoding Flp pilus assembly protein CpaB has translation MQNIIKLVGLMVVAAIGAFVLRTLYITASRPGPVKPTPTVRIRAAAADLPDGLLLRDSDLIWKSVPRGDAPTGALVEGQPDSTDLKGDLLRHAVHAGTPLGPADVISPNSPGFLAAALKPGMRAISVAIDDVSGNAGLIEPGDYVDVLLTQQIATTPGAPNDADRTVETETIAERVRVLAVGTAFKRPKDDASQKSTANARARTVTFEVTPRSAEVVTVAAHLGSLSLALRSFATRDRHAPQTEDVMEPQTAPVWARDVSRGLRAMTAATHAAAPGLSASARPVVIYRGSKQSDSFGNDYSGLPNGSGSGSGGPIPPLPSGAPQAAPTATPGTTPTAATSIHPAA, from the coding sequence ATGCAAAACATCATCAAACTAGTGGGCCTCATGGTCGTTGCCGCGATCGGCGCGTTCGTTTTGCGCACGCTCTACATCACCGCATCGCGCCCGGGACCCGTCAAGCCGACGCCAACGGTACGCATTCGGGCCGCCGCGGCCGATTTGCCCGACGGCTTGCTGCTGCGCGACAGCGACCTCATCTGGAAGAGCGTCCCGCGCGGCGACGCGCCGACCGGCGCGCTCGTCGAAGGACAACCCGACAGCACGGACCTCAAAGGCGACTTGCTGCGTCATGCCGTGCATGCCGGCACCCCACTCGGCCCCGCGGACGTCATCTCGCCCAACTCGCCGGGCTTTCTCGCCGCGGCGCTCAAGCCCGGCATGCGCGCGATCTCGGTGGCGATCGACGATGTCTCGGGCAATGCCGGCCTCATCGAGCCGGGGGACTATGTCGACGTCCTGCTGACGCAGCAGATCGCGACGACGCCCGGCGCGCCGAACGACGCCGACCGCACGGTCGAGACCGAAACGATCGCCGAGCGCGTGCGCGTACTCGCGGTCGGCACCGCATTCAAGCGTCCGAAGGACGATGCGTCGCAAAAAAGCACGGCCAACGCACGCGCGCGCACGGTCACGTTCGAGGTCACGCCGCGCAGCGCGGAAGTCGTCACGGTGGCCGCCCACCTCGGCTCGCTTTCGCTTGCACTGCGCAGCTTCGCGACGCGAGACCGTCATGCCCCCCAGACGGAAGATGTCATGGAGCCGCAAACGGCGCCGGTGTGGGCCCGCGACGTGTCACGCGGCTTGCGCGCAATGACGGCGGCAACGCATGCCGCCGCACCGGGCCTGAGCGCGAGCGCGCGTCCCGTCGTCATCTATCGCGGCTCCAAACAAAGCGATTCGTTCGGCAACGATTATTCGGGGCTGCCAAACGGTTCTGGTTCTGGTTCGGGCGGCCCGATACCGCCGCTGCCCTCGGGCGCACCGCAGGCCGCGCCCACCGCCACGCCCGGCACGACGCCGACCGCGGCGACGAGCATTCATCCCGCTGCTTAG
- a CDS encoding type II and III secretion system protein family protein, giving the protein MATPALAAGDVGGVLNIAAGGGELVQLPAAAVAVFVADPDVADVHVPNPRTVFVLGKKAGTTTLFALGADNRPILRKTINVSMDTASIQRLLDARFPQWRLTVTSAPGSLMVSGRVPSPADADAIAQTLKPYLHGEEALVNRLTLAQPIQVHLRVRITEVDRNVTQQLGINWSALGSSGNFVGGLFNGRTLFSTTSGTTENLFNLSPTGAFSVLGGFHTNNTSIDGVLDALDQEGLITMLAEPNLTAMSGQTASFLAGGEFPIPVAQDTTGAITIEFKPYGVSLDFTPTVLANNRISLKVRPEVSEIDPNNSVTTGSIKVPALTVRRVETTVELSSGQSFAIGGLLQSNSSDVLSELPGLARLPVLGKLFSSKNYQNNKSEIVVIVTPYIVQPVGPGQAHDVLDSVTHPSSDVEFALQRSLGIDPLAGDAPRLVGAAGFVY; this is encoded by the coding sequence ATGGCAACGCCCGCGCTCGCGGCCGGTGATGTCGGCGGCGTGCTGAACATTGCAGCCGGCGGCGGCGAGCTGGTGCAGCTACCGGCGGCTGCCGTTGCCGTTTTCGTCGCCGATCCGGACGTCGCCGACGTTCACGTCCCCAATCCGCGTACGGTGTTCGTCCTCGGCAAAAAGGCCGGCACGACGACGCTGTTCGCACTCGGCGCCGACAACCGTCCGATTTTGCGCAAGACGATCAACGTCTCCATGGATACGGCGTCGATTCAGCGGCTGCTCGACGCGCGCTTCCCGCAATGGCGCCTCACGGTGACGAGCGCGCCCGGTTCGCTGATGGTGAGCGGGCGCGTGCCGAGCCCGGCCGATGCCGACGCCATCGCGCAAACGTTGAAACCGTATCTGCACGGCGAGGAAGCGCTCGTCAATCGGCTGACGCTCGCGCAACCGATCCAAGTCCACCTGCGCGTGCGCATCACCGAGGTCGATCGCAACGTCACACAGCAGTTGGGCATCAACTGGAGCGCGCTCGGTTCGAGCGGCAACTTTGTCGGCGGCCTCTTCAACGGCCGCACGCTCTTCAGTACGACCTCGGGTACGACGGAGAACCTGTTCAATCTGTCGCCCACAGGCGCGTTCTCCGTCCTCGGCGGCTTTCACACCAATAACACTTCAATCGATGGCGTACTCGATGCGCTCGACCAGGAAGGGTTGATCACGATGCTCGCCGAGCCGAACCTCACGGCAATGTCGGGACAAACTGCGAGCTTCCTCGCGGGCGGGGAATTCCCGATTCCCGTCGCGCAAGATACGACGGGTGCGATCACGATCGAATTCAAGCCGTACGGCGTCTCGCTCGATTTCACGCCGACAGTGCTCGCGAACAACCGCATCAGCCTCAAGGTACGACCCGAAGTCAGCGAAATCGATCCGAACAACAGCGTGACGACCGGCTCGATCAAAGTGCCCGCGCTGACGGTGCGCCGCGTCGAAACGACGGTCGAACTCTCGAGCGGCCAAAGCTTCGCGATCGGCGGCCTGCTGCAAAGCAACAGCAGCGACGTGCTCTCGGAATTGCCCGGCCTCGCCCGGCTGCCGGTGCTCGGCAAGTTGTTCTCGTCGAAGAACTATCAGAACAACAAGTCGGAGATCGTCGTCATCGTGACGCCGTATATCGTGCAGCCGGTCGGCCCCGGGCAAGCGCACGACGTACTCGACAGCGTGACGCATCCAAGCAGCGACGTCGAGTTCGCGCTGCAGCGCTCGCTCGGTATCGATCCGCTCGCGGGCGACGCGCCGAGGCTCGTCGGCGCCGCCGGCTTCGTCTATTGA
- a CDS encoding CpaD family pilus assembly lipoprotein, which yields MGLSGCMSEHPPLGMPDDSVIGFTAADGGRAIPPQCDQLNQPSHMVDAGQGRPGVEFGCATYSNLAAMLVRPADLVAPIPYAGADAALGASAVRAYEEGRAQPLRSTSTTTTVTH from the coding sequence ATGGGGCTCTCGGGCTGCATGTCGGAACATCCGCCGCTCGGCATGCCCGACGACTCCGTCATCGGCTTTACCGCCGCGGACGGTGGCCGCGCGATTCCCCCGCAATGCGACCAACTGAATCAGCCGTCGCACATGGTCGACGCGGGTCAGGGCCGCCCCGGCGTCGAATTCGGCTGCGCGACCTACTCGAATTTGGCTGCCATGCTCGTGCGACCGGCCGACCTCGTCGCACCGATCCCGTATGCGGGTGCCGATGCGGCGCTCGGTGCGAGCGCCGTGCGCGCCTATGAGGAAGGCCGCGCGCAGCCGCTTCGGTCGACATCGACGACGACGACGGTCACGCACTGA
- a CDS encoding AAA family ATPase produces the protein MGAFDLRSTKGRAQPLATDRIVAVLADASSEEVVRNLMLDQGIAHAFVTRGAIGDAVELMRGLPHSPRHLLVDVSGSSMPISDLMRLAEVVDPSVSVVVIGDHNDVGLFRSLLRMGVQDYLVKPLTVELVQRALSAADPSAAARAGKAIGFIGARGGVGVTTIATSLARHLADKTRRRIAYVDLDLHGGAAASMFGIAMNNGLSELLQNTQRLDQQLIHQTVVAQSDRLFVLGAELPYDQPLTLRPGTVGELVAALKRHFHYVILDLPQRSGTLVDETLDACETIHVVADRSVHAARETARLCRFAEGRPADAAVSVLLNNAQQPVRGRVAQADFVHALGRASVHEFPYEPQALALAENLGEAMAEGKHSAFAHAVIALADAITGSDAPAVAARSPWYARLLSKRSTA, from the coding sequence ATGGGTGCTTTCGATCTGCGCTCCACCAAAGGCCGCGCACAGCCGCTCGCGACCGATCGCATCGTCGCGGTGCTCGCCGATGCGAGCAGCGAGGAAGTCGTCAGAAATCTCATGCTCGACCAGGGCATCGCCCACGCATTCGTCACGCGCGGCGCAATCGGGGATGCCGTCGAGCTGATGCGCGGCCTGCCTCATTCGCCGCGGCATCTGCTCGTGGACGTCTCGGGTTCGTCGATGCCCATCTCCGATCTGATGCGGCTCGCCGAGGTTGTCGATCCGTCGGTCAGCGTCGTCGTCATCGGCGATCACAACGACGTGGGCCTGTTCCGCTCGCTGCTGCGCATGGGCGTGCAGGACTACCTCGTCAAGCCGCTGACCGTCGAGCTGGTCCAGCGTGCGCTGAGCGCCGCCGATCCGTCCGCCGCCGCGCGCGCCGGCAAGGCGATCGGCTTCATCGGCGCCCGCGGCGGCGTCGGCGTCACGACGATCGCCACCTCTCTCGCGCGCCACCTCGCCGACAAGACGCGCCGCCGGATCGCCTACGTCGATCTCGATCTGCACGGCGGCGCGGCGGCGTCGATGTTCGGCATCGCGATGAACAACGGCCTCTCGGAGTTGCTGCAGAACACGCAACGGCTCGATCAGCAGCTCATCCATCAGACCGTCGTCGCCCAAAGCGATCGCCTGTTCGTGCTCGGCGCCGAGCTGCCCTACGATCAGCCGCTCACGCTGCGCCCGGGGACGGTCGGCGAACTCGTCGCTGCGCTCAAGCGCCACTTTCATTACGTCATCCTCGATCTGCCGCAGCGGTCCGGCACGCTGGTCGACGAAACGCTCGACGCGTGCGAGACGATCCACGTCGTGGCCGATCGCTCCGTGCACGCCGCGCGCGAGACGGCACGGCTTTGCCGCTTCGCCGAAGGGCGCCCTGCCGATGCGGCCGTATCGGTACTGCTCAACAATGCGCAGCAGCCCGTGCGCGGACGCGTCGCGCAGGCCGACTTCGTCCACGCGCTCGGCCGCGCATCGGTACACGAGTTTCCCTACGAGCCGCAAGCGCTCGCGCTCGCCGAGAATCTCGGCGAGGCAATGGCCGAAGGAAAGCATTCGGCGTTCGCGCACGCCGTGATCGCACTCGCCGATGCCATCACCGGATCGGATGCGCCGGCCGTCGCGGCGCGCTCGCCCTGGTATGCACGCCTGCTGTCGAAGCGGAGCACTGCATGA